From the genome of Methanofollis sp. UBA420:
GAGGGCCGCGCCGAGGACGATGCCGAGGTCCTCCACCAGGTGGTGGGCGTCCACCTCCAGGTCTCCTTTCGCACGGACAGAGAGGCCGAAGCCCCCGTGCCGTGCGAAAGAATTGAGCATGTGGTCCATGAAGGGGAGGCCGGTCGCGATATCGGCGCCACTCTCCCCGTCCAGCTCGATGCTCAGGTCTATCTTCGTCTCCTTCGTCTCCCGTCTGACTTCTCCCGTTCTCATTGTGCCGCCTCCAGAGCCTCTATGATCGTGATCTTCCCGCTGTACAGGGCCGAACCGAGCACCGCCCCCGAGACGCCGAGATCCCTGAGGGCCCTGACATCGGCCGGCGTGGTCACCCCGCCCGCCACCACGACCGGGAGATCGGTGCGCTCCAGAAGGTGCCTGACCGGTTCAGGGTCGATACCCTTACAGAGCCCCTCCACGCTCACGTTCGTGAAGAGCAGAGACCCCGCGCCGAGCATCTCAAATTTTTCGGCCCAGGAAAGGTAGTCGCCCGCCTCCTCCTCCCAGCCCTCGATGACGACACGGCCGCCGCGGGCGTCCACGCCGGCCATCACCTGCTCGGGCCCGAACTCCAGGGAGAGGTCGCGGACGATCTCTGGTTCCCTGACCGCAACGGTCCCCAGGATCACGCGGCCGACACCGATCTCCAGCCAGGCCCGTGCGTCCTCGCGGCTCCTGATACCACCGCCGAGTTCGACGAAGACACCTGTCTCCTGGATCAGTTCCCGGATCTCGCGGACATTCGCCTGTGCGCTGCCGAAGGCCCCGTCCAGGTTGATCACATGGAGAGCGTCGGCCCCGGCGTCAAGCCAGCGCCGGGCGTTCTCGAGAGGCGTGCCGTAGGCGACCGCACTCTCTCTTTTGCCCTGCACCAGCTGGACGCACTGGCCGTTGAGGATATCGACTGCGGGAAA
Proteins encoded in this window:
- the hisA gene encoding 1-(5-phosphoribosyl)-5-[(5-phosphoribosylamino)methylideneamino]imidazole-4-carboxamide isomerase, with the protein product MMVFPAVDILNGQCVQLVQGKRESAVAYGTPLENARRWLDAGADALHVINLDGAFGSAQANVREIRELIQETGVFVELGGGIRSREDARAWLEIGVGRVILGTVAVREPEIVRDLSLEFGPEQVMAGVDARGGRVVIEGWEEEAGDYLSWAEKFEMLGAGSLLFTNVSVEGLCKGIDPEPVRHLLERTDLPVVVAGGVTTPADVRALRDLGVSGAVLGSALYSGKITIIEALEAAQ